A segment of the Candidatus Methanoperedens sp. genome:
GACCTGCGGTGTGCCCGGGCGTCGGAAGGACAAAAATGCCTGGCAATACTTCTTTTTCTCCATCTACAAGTTCCAAGCTCCCCGATTCTTCCAGCGGCAGGACGTCTTTTTCCACGCTGAAATAGTCGTTCTTCAACTCAAAGCCGGGATCTGTTGCAGTCTTCCACTCTTTTTTTTGTATAACATATTTTGCATTCTCAAAAGTTGGCTTCAATTTTCCATCAATATATCTGGTATTCCAGCCAGCATGATCAGGATTGAGATGGCTGTTTATCACAATATCAACATCAAATGGTTTAACTCCAGCAATATTCATGCTTTCTATCAACGATGGATTCTTAACAATGTTATGATGTTTTACATAATTTGGAGTCTTATCATGGAGACCTGTCTCCACCAATACATTACCCCCGGGGTGCTTGATCAAAAGACAGTTGGCAGCCTGCAAAATATTGTTATACTCATCGGTTTTGTAAGGTTTCTTGCCATCGATATTATAATTGGTCCAGATATCCTTTGGAAAGTATCCAAAAATAACCCCACCATCTTCAGTATGTATGCCGTCGCTTAAGATTTGAAGTTCCATATCCCCGAATTTCATGAAAATTCCTCCACAGGAACAAAATAGACATCTCTCACATCAAAATGCGGATTTCGCCTGAATTTCGGTTTTACTCTGCTCCCATTTTTTATTTTATGATAAACCTCCCAGATGTTTCGATTGTATTCTTCATCATTTATCAGATCTATTCCAGACCTCTCTTTATCTCTTTTCATTCTCTTCAGCCAAAGAATTTCTTTAGGCATGTATTCAGCCATCAGGTAGCTATCCACACCTTCAAATTCTACCAGGATTAAAGAAAATGGTGCCTTTTTCAAGAATACCCCTCCGCCGTACTTGCTTACGCTGTGGCAGTGTATTTTCCCTTCCTCTGGTAAATCAAACCATTCGGTCCTGCTCCCGCAATCGCTGCAATATACATGCGGACTTGCATATCTGTTACCACAACCCATACACATAGAACCGATAAGCTTCCCTTCTGCAA
Coding sequences within it:
- a CDS encoding MBL fold metallo-hydrolase, whose amino-acid sequence is MKFGDMELQILSDGIHTEDGGVIFGYFPKDIWTNYNIDGKKPYKTDEYNNILQAANCLLIKHPGGNVLVETGLHDKTPNYVKHHNIVKNPSLIESMNIAGVKPFDVDIVINSHLNPDHAGWNTRYIDGKLKPTFENAKYVIQKKEWKTATDPGFELKNDYFSVEKDVLPLEESGSLELVDGEKEVLPGIFVLPTPGHTAGHQSVIIKAERTMLYAADMAALVMHQEKPRCRMAVDVLGREDCWETKKKLLYDKASENGWYTYFYHEISFSIGIINKITNAKGEMEGKVEKAEILS